The following are from one region of the Coccinella septempunctata chromosome 7, icCocSept1.1, whole genome shotgun sequence genome:
- the LOC123317688 gene encoding uncharacterized protein LOC123317688, which yields MAKSGVGSARAKEQKKMMTTENNKATPYTASELVTTNNEVVSCIFCGRSEHKSFECSNSQGIRDPVESKSREEMEQAALRYFKETVAVESDGRYVVTLPWIEGHPPLPSNYKLAVRRLNFTISKLMKDGYYSKYEDVFKDWLSEGIIEKVFQAETGISGHYLPHRPVLKMNSTTQV from the exons ATGGCGAAGTCAGGAGTAGGATCTGCCAGGGCGAAGGAACAGAAGAAGATGATGACGACGGAAAACAACAAAGCAACTCCATATACAGCTTCTGAACTCGTGACCacaaataacgaagttgtttctTGTATTTTTTGCGGACGTTCAGAGCATAAGAGTTTTGAATGTTCGAATTCACAAG gtATTAGGGATCCAGTTGAATCAAAATCTAGAGAAGAGATGGAGCAAGCAGCATTGAGGTATTTTAAAGAAACTGTAGCAGTTGAATCTGATGGTAGATATGTTGTTACTCTTCCATGGATCGAAGGACATCCACCGCTTCCATCAAATTACAAATTGGCTGTTCGTAGACTCAATTTTACAATTAGTAAGCTGATGAAAGATGGGTATTACTCAAAGTATGAAGATGTGTTCAAAGATTGGTTGTCTGAAGGTATCATTGAAAAAGTTTTCCAGGCGGAGACGGGTATTAGTGGTCATTATTTACCTCACAGGCCAGTATTGAAGATGAATAGTACTACTCAAGTTTGA
- the LOC123317687 gene encoding uncharacterized protein LOC123317687, with protein sequence MEMEMQMQMKKEKMKLKLIEMESAVKEAEIIEMEDTGSELTSAATKSTNRERHSSKYPPVSTTIHNQELDKNQIVSDWVNAINPSQIDDYPNPVIQNKVESDVDKLCKALSEVLRTVNPAPTKVKPDAFFARQSIERECPIFDGKSEDWPIFISHFRKISTMCDYTKEESMMNLQKCLRGEAKQAVAGQDNIRLTLPRRIIQGPEHLPIATKTHLGWILHGNTSGRTEEKYIFHICDNNLSDEKFHVCDNPYSDEMLHKLVKESFTLDAFGVSASAQTKRDKENDRAVDVMKRTINRIGQRFEIGLLWKEDDMKLPESKSVAYRRLLCVEKQMLKDDIFKKKYCDNIQKYIDKGYARKLTGEEAKKEGARTWYLPHFGVINPHKPQKLRLVFDAAAKSHGISLNSNLLAGPDYLQSLVAVLIRFRERKVAFSSDIREMFHQVRITEIDQDSQRFLWRNVGTSERVIEAITRRHYVDDYLDCVDSPLEAYNLITEVSRTQSEAGFELVNWTTNSKELMKMMSFDENLNKDLNLDMEMSLQRVLGLSWSSAEDKLVFKLNFHPEQNRERPTKRHVLRIIMSVFDPLGFLVNFIIRGRILVQDIWRSGIGWDDFIDDDIYKTWLLWLADLQKVISLKIPRCYSLKIPVAESIELHVFCDSSKKAFAAVAYLRIIHACGIDISFVFAKARVSPTKPISIPRLELQAAVMGTRIAKTLKNELDIKINQTYFWTDSSTVLYWICSDGRQLGQFESHRVGEIQESSETKEWNWIPTKLNIADLATRTYNEDGSNSINFENWFLGPTFLLQKDKTKWPTKNFSRNPSSGNKEEFENCVLTIFQDQSALPDIKRFSKWIKLIRTTARVLKFIKILRNSISLDSRIEKALKLDDIQEAEVFWIRQCQKESFYGEIMEIQRRQKTEGQSRLRKLMPMIDSRGILVIQGRTNLAPFMKESAKHPIILPNKHPFTRLLIQHYHEKYGHQGIELVLNELRQNYWIIDGRSAVKSVFASCQFCRIRRAKPQVPVMGQLPVERLTPRVKPFTFTGIDYFGPLTVTVGRRHEKRWGVLFTCLTIRAVHLEVTHSLSTDSTIMALRRFIARRGRPKTIFSDNGTNLHGAMDELKRAIRNIDQNKVENDMQLKEIEWKNIPPAAPHMGGVWERLIRSVKKTFHVILATQRLKDELLLTLFAEIENMINTRPITKVSNDPDDWEALTPNHFLLGTSNGDCFGEMGNIELKREWRKVQRITNEYWKRWMKEYLPRLTKRNVWCNDSKPITKGDIVIIIEDNVLRNSWKLGRVEEVFPGPDVRIRVANVKTKNGILKRPVTKLARVIEQT encoded by the exons atggaaatggaaatgcaAATGCAaatgaagaaagaaaaaatgaagTTGAAGTTAATCGAGATGGAGAGTGCAGTGAAAGAAGCTGAAATCATAGAAATGGAAGATACAGGTTCAGAATTAACTTCAGCAGCGACAAAATCGACGAATCGAG AACGTCACTCTTCAAAATACCCTCCAGTGTCTACAACTATACACAATCAGGAGTTAGACAAAAATCAGATTGTTTCGGACTGGGTCAATGCTATAAATCCCAGTCAAATTGATGATTACCCGAACCCTGTTATTCAAAATAAGGTTGAATCAGATGTTGATAAACTATGCAAAGCCTTGAGTGAAGTTTTGAGAACTGTCAATCCAGCGCCCACAAAAGTGAAACCTGATGCCTTTTTTGCACGACAATCTATAGAAAGAGAATGTCCAATATTTGATGGAAAATCAGAAGACTGGCCGATATTCATCTCTCATTTCAGGAAAATATCCACAATGTGCGACTATACAAAGGAAGAGTCAATGATGAATTTACAAAAATGTCTGAGGGGAGAAGCAAAACAAGCCGTTGCTG GGCAGGATAACATAAGACTTACTCTTCCTAGACGGATCATCCAAGGTCCTGAACATCTACCAATAGCAACCAAGACTCACCTCGGCTGGATCCTTCATGGGAATACTTCCGGCAGgacagaagaaaaatatatttttcatatatgCGACAATAATCTTTCCGACGAAAAATTTCATGTATGCGACAATCCTTATTCAGACGAAATGCTTCATAAGTTAGTGAAAGAATCATTCACGTTGGATGCCTTCGGTGTTTCGGCTTCAGCACAAACAAAAAGAGATAAAGAAAATGATAGAGCTGTTGATGTAATGAAACGCACCATAAATCGAATCGGGCAAAGATTCGAAATAGGACTACTTTGGAAAGAAGATGATATGAAATTACCAGAAAGTAAATCAGTCGCCTATCGAAGACTATTATGCGTCGAAAAACAGATGCTGAAAGATGATATCTTCAAAAAGAAATATTGTGATAACATCCAGAAATACATAGATAAAGGATATGCACGCAAACTGACCGGAGAAGAAGCGAAGAAAGAAGGAGCAAGAACTTGGTACCTTCCTCATTTTGGTGTAATCAACCCACATAAACCCCAGAAACTCCGACTTGTATTTGACGCTGCAGCTAAATCtcatggaatatctttgaacaGTAATCTTCTTGCTGGTCCCGATTACCTTCAATCTCTAGTGGCAGTTTTGATAAGATTCAGGGAAAGAAAAGTTGCATTTTCTAGTGACATTCGAGAAATGTTTCATCAAGTCAGAATAACAGAAATAGACCAAGATTCTCAACGGTTTTTGTGGAGAAACG TTGGAACATCGGAGAGAGTAATAGAAGCAATAACCAGACGTCACTATGTTGATGATTATTTGGACTGTGTTGATTCTCCTCTAGAAGCATACAATCTTATAACAGAAGTAAGCAGAACACAATCTGAAGCGGGTTTCGAATTGGTGAATTGGACTACCAATTCAAAAGAACTGATGAAAATGATGTCcttcgatgaaaatctaaataaaGATCTGAACCTTGATATGGAGATGTCTCTGCAAAGAGTTCTAGGACTGTCATGGAGCTCAGCTGAAGATAAACTCGTTTTCAAGTTGAATTTCCATCCTGAACAGAATCGAGAGAGACCTACGAAACGACATGTGCTGAGAATAATAATGTCTGTTTTTGATCCactcggttttcttgtgaactTCATTATTCGAGGCAGGATTTTGGTCCAAGATATTTGGCGAAGTGGCATTGGATGGGATGACTTCATAGATGATGACATATATAAAACATGGTTATTATGGCTAGCAGATCTACAAAAAGTGATCAGTTTAAAAATTCCGCGGTGTTATTCCCTTAAAATTCCTGTAGCTGAAAGTATCGAATTGCATGTCTTTTGTGATAGCAGCAAAAAAGCGTTTGCAGCTGTTGCATATTTGCGAATAATACATGCTTGCGGCATAGacatttcatttgtatttgcCAAAGCCAGGGTTTCTCCAACCAAACCCATATCTATTCCTAGGCTAGAATTACAAGCAGCAGTAATGGGAACCAGAATAGCGAAGACACTCAAGAACGAACTTGATATTAAAATTAATCAAACATATTTTTGGACAGACTCGTCTACAGTGCTCTATTGGATTTGTAGCGATGGAAGACAGTTGGGACAATTTGAATCGCATAGAGTTGGAGAAATTCAGGAATCGTCCGAGACAAAAGAATGGAATTGGATACCAACGAAACTCAACATTGCCGATCTAGCTACAAGGACATACAATGAAGATGGTAGTAACTctataaatttcgaaaattggTTCCTAGGGCCGACGTTCTTACTCCAAAAAGACAAGACAAAATGgccaacaaaaaatttttctcgGAATCCTTCCAGTGGAAACAaggaagaatttgaaaattgcgTTTTGACCATCTTTCAAGATCAATCTGCACTACCAGATATAAAAAGATTCTCTAAATGGATCAAATTAATAAGAACCACTGCTAGAGTTTTAAAGTTCATTAAAATACTAAGGAACTCAATATCTTTGGATAGCAGAATCGAAAAAGCGCTGAAACTTGATGACATTCAAGAAGCTGAGGTTTTCTGGATTAGACAGTGCCAAAAAGAAAGTTTCTACGGTGAAATCATGGAAATACAACGAAGACAAAAAACTGAAGGACAAAGTAGACTTCGCAAACTTATGCCCATGATCGATAGTAGAGGTATTCTAGTGATTCAGGGAAGAACTAATTTGGCACCTTTCATGAAAGAATCTGCAAAGCATCCAATAATATTACCAAATAAGCACCCCTTCACACGTCTCCTGATACAGCATTATCATGAAAAATACGGACACCAAGGAATTGAATTAGTTCTCAATGAATTAAGGCAAAATTATTGGATCATAGACGGTCGCTCAGCTGTTAAATCAGTCTTTGCCAGCTGTCAATTTTGTAGAATAAGGAGAGCTAAACCGCAAGTACCGGTGATGGGACAGCTGCCAGTAGAAAGATTAACACCCAGAGTGAAACCCTTTACATTTACTGGAATTGACTACTTCGGACCTCTAACTGTAACAGTTGGTAGAAGACACGAAAAGAGATGGGGAGTTTTATTCACTTGTTTGACGATCCGAGCAGTCCATCTCGAAGTAACCCATTCCCTTTCTACAGACTCAACAATCATGGCGTTGAGAAGGTTCATAGCAAGACGAGGACgaccaaaaacaattttttcggaCAATGGTACAAATCTACATGGAGCTATGgatgaattaaaaagagctaTTAGAAACATTGAccaaaataaagttgaaaacgATATGCAGCtaaaagaaatcgaatggaagaACATTCCACCTGCAGCTCCTCACATGGGGGGAGTATGGGAACGACTTATTCGTTCCGTTAAAAAAACCTTTCATGTCATTTTAGCGACACAAAGGTTAAAAGACGAACTATTGTTGACACTCTTTGCTGAAATTGAGAACATGATCAACACTAGACCAATTACTAAAGTCTCTAATGATCCAGATGACTGGGAAGCTTTGACGCCAAATCATTTCCTCCTTGGAACCTCCAATGGTGATTGTTTTGGAGAAATGGGAAATATAGAATTGAAACGAGAATGGAGGAAAGTACAAAGAATTACAAATGAGTACTGGAAAAGATGGATGAAGGAGTACTTACCAAGACTGACCAAGAGAAATGTATGGTGTAATGATAGTAAACCAATCACGAAGGGAGATATTGTTATAATAATTGAAGATAATGTCTTGAGAAACTCTTGGAAATTAGGCAGAGTTGAAGAAGTTTTTCCTGGTCCAGACGTTCGAATAAGAGTAGCCAACGTCAAAACCAAGAATGGAATTTTAAAACGACCCGTAACAAAATTAGCGAGAGTGATAGAACAGACCTAA